tccaaatttccaaaacgagttgctgcaaataaaaagaatgttgctgcaaattaaaacatcaaaagtgtgcGCGCGCTCTgaagcgcgtgcgcaattgttaatatgctctacattagtatacacctgagcgtaccacatggagaaaacatCTAGaggactgttctatatatatagaaaatgGTACTATCcatgagtcgagctgagtggatgagtgggatctgtctcatatggtctaggggccgacttatctctccctccctgcctgtcggtgacgataggtatctgaaccttggctcacaaaagcgacccacgggccgaaatctcgggggaaatcgtttggtacatgaatttgtgaataaattagtggaatgacaagcgttcattgattccgtatggagagagtgtacccagttgaaaaattaatttttgttccagagttttgcggctttctgtgttcccttggtgtaaggatagcccgcagatagtcatgttgtggtgggagtggttaaaATAGTAATACctcgccactttttaaaattaaaaaaaatattcggATTTACGGTATTTAAGAcccattttttttgcactgttcagatcaaagatagctgtatagtggatatagagaacaggagattttacttgcttttcttacgtttgatctgagacttcgcacgtgactgactgcagcagaagatgttatacttggttttaaagcattttatcgttgatttggcgcagaagtgactgcgagaaaagaatttttactACCCTAAGTTGCATTTTATCTTCAGTCTTTATTATTTACTTCATCTTGTCCATTCCTTCTTTTAGTGCTGCTTAGTCAAGGTACGCTTGATTTCAGTCGCTTGAGTTTTGTTGGCTTTGAATGTGACGTTAAGTGGAATATTTATCCCTCCTACACGAAATACGAAAGGGATCCCTTTTCTGCCAAAAATGTTATAAAAAAGGGTAAGGGGTTGGATCTCGGGGCTTAGTCTCCCcgtattaattttcttttagtacCCCCTCTCTTCCAAGAATTTCTCACTCCCCGAACTATATGATACACTTTATTGGCCGTACTTAAGGTATATACTCAAATTAGAGACCAACATGGCGACCGTATGCAAGCTTCGATATTTTAGACTGCCTTTACTTGTTTCAAGGACACTCTGCACGAGTGAAAATTCCGGTAGAAAAAGTAACGTACCGTCTTTTGACAGCAGAGAAGTTGCATCCATACTGAAGAAAATCACAGGCCGTAACTTGGATAAGATTTTCTCGGCAAGAAAGCAAGAAGTCGGGGTACCTTCCTACAAACTGATGACGGATGCAGAATTTATGAAGGTAAATAGTCGTTATATTTTCACTCACACTCATTTCTCAAAGCACAACATTCTGGTCATGGTCAAAATGTACCAATTGCAATTCCCTCACCTCCACCCTACCCTCAGTACCACCCAACGCCACCACACACAAACACCTTTCACCTTTCTAAACCTCCTACATTTCAATATTAGAGAGTTTAATTGAGAAGGTTCAATGACTGCTGCAATGAAAATGTCGCATAAAAATAGAACTTTTCATTAGGTTAAGTTTTAAGtgattattccaagttggtcacgttgtacaaactAGGCAAAGTGTGCTTTAGCTTGCTTGGCACAAATGGTTTTCacgtaaaggcaaagaatgaacgATTTTGAGTTGTGGGCTTGCGTTCTCGTCAGAACCTGgtatatgaaaatttcatgtcatcatgtcacaaaacacaaattattatttttcctcattcatcaagcaatcaaatcattgatttgtggcattGTCATTgacaaatcttaaactccctattaagTTTTCCAAGAGTGCATGTGGGTATGTCATTTCTTACAATTACTCTAAGGTTAAAATcagctattttaattttttcattgcagGCCCAAGAAGAGGTTGAAAGGAAAGCAGAGCATTTGCTTGAGATGCCACCAGTAATGGAAGAGAGGCAAGAGATCCATGAAGTGTTGGAACAAAATGATGAATTGGCTTGTTACTCAGAGTCACGTTATGTTTTTACTGATATAAGCACAAGCGTCTGTGACAgggtgagaaaaataaaacaaaaaaattatttcagacAGATCTGCATGGTGCAGGgaaattactttttaattaTGGGTAATAATGAAGGTAGTTTCATGACCAAGATTTCAAAAGTCAATAACTCAGTGATGGAGCATGTGAGGAAATCATCCATAACCAGAATCACAGGTTTACCTTGTTTCTGAAAGACAATGTTGAAAAACATCATGTCTCTACAGActattattgataataatatttattgtttaatTCAAGATAATACTTCACAGCATTTTGGCTCTGGTGGAAGCCATGCAGAAATTTAGGTAAACCCAGAAGGTGACCACCAGCTACcctcaaaattaaaataatgatcaAGGATAAAAATTATGATGATAATGTGGTGCTCTCAACTCTTTCTTGCAGAGCAGATCGATAACAATAAGAGAACCAGATGGAAAGTTGCGGAAAGCAACTTGGGAAGAACGAGATAGGATGAATCTTATCTATTTTCCAAAGACAGGAAGAAGACATGAAATGCCTGAGCTACTCAAAGATGAAAACTTGAAGGTAATATTAGATCGTATTCTTAAATGGAAGCCATTaagttattcttttgtttatttgctgaTCAGACCAACTAACCTCATTCTAAAGCAGGCATGCCTAAAGTCTGGCCGTTGGGCCAAATCCAGCCCAATCCAGCCCGTGTCCAAATTTTCACCTGCCTAAAGTGTCCTGtcataaaatcaatgatatgtgGCCAGCACAATTTCCCATCATAAACAATACACACATAccaaaaacagaaattttatattaattttcacCAGAACTGAACTTCACCCGTTTTTCATGGCACAGTACTAGTGATAACTCATAGCTGATGACTTATTCACGTCTTGATTACATATTCACATCCTTGCCACGTGTTCACGCCTGTCCAATAACTGTGGTTTTCCAGAACCTTCTTGACCTTTCACCTGTTCTAGTTTGTTTGAATCATAGTTAACTGCATGGTCAGCAGGCCCATACATTTTCACCTGACCAAATCTGGCCctctttgcaaaaaatttgGACAGCACTGTTCTAAAGGAACATGTCTTTTGTATGTTGTCTGTGCTAATGGGGCTAGTGGGTCTAATTAAGCATAAAGACCAAAAAACCACCCCAGCCTCTTTGTCGCTAGATTACAGgcatgcgccacaatgcccggcTGCCATGTACAGAACttagttatttatttagcCGTGcgttaaataatttttcttcttgcagATTATGTTTCAGCAGAATCAGCATGAGGATGTCCTTGATTTGGCATGTGTACAGTTTGAACCAGACTCTGCAGATTATATCAGAGTGAGTGGGTGgttatgaaataattatgtatCAAATTGATAATAGTATTATCTTTTTCACTGTGCACACATAGATTTCTGGTCAGTAACAGATGCAGATATTGATGATATACTTTGTCATTTTCAgaagtttcattgaaaaaaaagtcatagcTTCCACAGTCTCTTCTTTTGGATCTTGAGCATGAAACCCAAAATTGATCAaaattagtaatggtaataggacagAGTGGACTACAATTTAGGGAGTAATTGGttgagtaatttcaaatcagctaAGTGTGTAGTGTgaggctgatttgaaattatgagCATGATTGCCCCTGAATTGTACAACACAAAGTCCTATTATCAAtaaattgtgtcaataacaaaatgtaaGAGACTCTGGAATGGAATAAAGATTTAATACCTTAGGGCTCATTATGCTTCTTATCAATACATTAacaactaataattattattgtcattggaCCAGTTAATTTtgtccttgtttgttttcaatctgcacctgTCAACTTGCTCACTTAAGAaaatttccttgattttgattggctatagTGGGCCTGgtagttaaagtttattgCCTAGTGGCTTGagttgtttaatttttattgacctgaaacagccaattaagccataaatTAGGTCaagtattttgttattgacacaattaaaaatgcttaTTTGCTTAATTCtagcaaacaaaaacttaaagaaaaattgtatGCTTCATGTTCTCTagtaattaaaaataatgaaatttccAGTTCCTAAAGAAACCGTGGTGCTGCGTGGGTAGGAGAGTGAAACTTGAAGATTTAGTTTtattaaacaagttgataaaggtgaaattatgacagtgaaaaatttggaaagctgacattttgagcATTAGCCTTTTTGTTATATAGAGAAATCATTTCACTCCAACAAAGGGTGCTCCCTTTTTTTTATCAGGTACATCAAAGGACTTATGATGACATTGTCTTCAGTAAAAAATTTGATCTGTTGAGATCAACAAGACATTTTGGAGGGCTTGTGTATTACCTGGCCAAAGCTCAACGGATCATGGAATTGCTGGAAGACATGATGGCTAAAGAACTGTAAGGGCAATTACCATTTGTGAGAACTGGCTGGCTGGATAATTTAGCCAGTCTGCAAAGGAATGCGTCAGTAATTCTCACAAACTGATCATTGTCAGTAATTTTGTAGACCATTAAGTGActgtaaaagttttttttccccacTGATTCTTAACTCCGACTTAACTAAGCTATTCTGAATTTTCTTCACAGATTGGATGACTGTTTAGAGGTAGTGAAGCTTCACCATCTTGTCAATCCACACAGCTCCATAGCAGATCAGTCTGCTAGGAATAATTTAAAAGGATTTTCTTTGTTACGGGTCAGTAGTAGAAAGGCACTGTTTTAGCGACGTTTGGAGctgtcatttgtgggttctaatgagcccatgaggaatgaatgtgaaatgACCAGTTCCCAATGTCAgcggcttcacagctcagttggttagagggTCGCAACGGTATTGtaaggtcatgggttcaaaccctgttgaagtcctgactttttcaggcttctatacatgcaattgcataaattacgttcataactgcgaggatcatagcttacttgatataTTCTTTTATTCCTGAAATTCCTCTTATTGcaacattttgaattttgaatgaatgaatgtgtatttatataccaCACATATCACATCTCGTCTCATGGCGGGTTACAGTTCTTATTGAGTGAGATCAAAAGTCAGCTTGTATTACAGTATATAATATTATAGTTTCAGCACAAAAATTGTGGACAATGGTTTGTATCACAAAAAGCTGGATTAGCTAGAAGTGTATAATGAGCTAATGAAATTCAGGGGTTAGGATTCTGGCCTACTGAGAGGCTTCAGAAAAATACCATAGTTTGCACTAACCAGTATCATTAAGGTTGTAGGGAAAAATGAAGGGCTCTTACGTTGTTGCCTTCACACACAGTTTTGCTTATCACCTGGGATGACTGACTGAGTGAACCTTGTAATGTTTTTGGGGGGAGGGGTGGGGCCCTTGTCACACTATAACAGTAGTactctaataattattatcttaaACTCGGAGGTGTCTAAACAAACAGCTTTTGCTTATCAAAATAGACATACATCCTAGTtttgaagtttgtttgcaAAGGTTGGTCTTCCGGACTTGACTGATCACATTGACATTATCCATACATTTTGGCCCTCAAGAGACAAGATTTGTTTCTGTATTGACTCACTAAACTCTCTCAAACacactttttttccttgtccattttgttttcccaatgcAGGTCAGGTGACAATACCTAGGAGGTTTGAATCCTTGTCGTGTTTATAAAGTAGACTGTGTGCGaacatgaaaatgtccaactttgaaagaaaatactctcttGAGTATcatcacatgatctgtattgggaaaacaaactggaaaagcgaaaaaggtctgttaattattcttattcATGTCACAGCAATGGTCATGAAAATTTTGCTTGGGTTTATTATGATTTtgccttttcatttttattgtcaataggCTTACATACGAAGACATGGATCCCCACAAACAATGGAAACACTTGAAGAACATTTATCTTACAAAGAACAAGCTCAAAGTGCAAATTAAAGCAATATGAGAATTTTGATTAAGCAATTGAGTCATTTCTTTGCTTGTTTCCATCAACCTTCAATGACCACTGCAATTTCTTACCAGAGATTTCATCTGGTTTTCCAAGTAGAAACACAAGGTAGAAAAGAAGTGGACAGAATAATAAACGACTCAGAAAACAAAGTTGATGAGTGCTTTATTATTAAGATCCGAGATACAACTCCAAAGGAAAAGTCAACAACCAGAAAAATTACAGGCAATTCTTTCCTCTAGAAGTCAACCgtaatattattagtaaaaGAGTATTTTCTCATTTATGAGTCATAACAGAAAATTGTCTAAATTCTGATTAAGAGTAAGGTCAGTACCTTCTAGAACTCATAATCTTGAAAATTATCACACACACCAATCTTGGTTTTCTAAAAGAATTTTATGTTGGTACATTTGGAAAAACTTGGTTCAACAAAATGTCTACTGCTTTTAACAATTTTAGCATTTTGCTTCCGTTGAGTTATTATATTCAGCATTCATTGCATAACTTGAAGTTTTAACCTTATTACCCATCATGATGCTGATGTGAGGGCTACCTAACAGCAGACAGTACAGGTTTTGGAATTTCAAATCTCACTTTTTGAAACTCTGTAACAGAGAGAAACGAGACTGTCTGTACCCACAATCAAATAATTCTCTTAGGCTGTGTATTCAGCAAGATTTGAAAgaagctttgttttcttttttgtcaaaacaTTGTAGAACATAAGACATGTTCAAGAttgtttgaaggaaaaaatacaaagtCAATGACTGTACACTGCAAGAAGAAATGCACACGTCATGCGAGACTCAGGGAACACTCAACATGAGGGGAGCACAGAAAACTTTCCGCACTCCAGTCATGTCCTGTATCCTACCAGTCTCACATGT
This sequence is a window from Acropora palmata chromosome 6, jaAcrPala1.3, whole genome shotgun sequence. Protein-coding genes within it:
- the LOC141883806 gene encoding small ribosomal subunit protein mS22-like, whose product is MATVCKLRYFRLPLLVSRTLCTSENSGRKSNVPSFDSREVASILKKITGRNLDKIFSARKQEVGVPSYKLMTDAEFMKAQEEVERKAEHLLEMPPVMEERQEIHEVLEQNDELACYSESRYVFTDISTSVCDRSRSITIREPDGKLRKATWEERDRMNLIYFPKTGRRHEMPELLKDENLKIMFQQNQHEDVLDLACVQFEPDSADYIRVHQRTYDDIVFSKKFDLLRSTRHFGGLVYYLAKAQRIMELLEDMMAKELLDDCLEVVKLHHLVNPHSSIADQSARNNLKGFSLLRAYIRRHGSPQTMETLEEHLSYKEQAQSAN